TGTCTGCTAGGCATTcttagggcgcgtttagttctcaaaccaatttttttttcaaatcaaCAGTTTGACCAAATGGCAGAaggatttttcggacactaattaaaaaataatttcagaactcacctggaaaccgcgagacgaatcttttgaggtctttgaccgcatcattagcacaaggggtttactgtagcacttatggctaatcatgcactaattagactcaaaagattcatctcgccgtgtacattcaaactgtgcaattagttttgttgtttaactatatttagtactccatacacgtGTCCAATGGGAGATGAacaaatttcgaggtgaaaatttttaggaactaaacgcgcccttttCAAAAGAAGATCATCTGGTGGACCATTTCTTTACCTAGTTTAACAACATTTGCAAACCAAAACTTAATGCATTAAAAGGCAGACGTCTCACCACCGGACCGCAATGATTTCGTTTGTTTTTCGCCAAGCAAATGGTTgggagaatttttttttactgaGCCCGTTGATGCTAGATTTTTTTTACTAAATACAGTGCAAACGTAGAAGCTCACAAACGACCGCACACTCGCCTCCATTAATACACGCACGTAGTCCTACACCTATGAACACCTCCAAGAGACTAAGCCAGAAAATCCTTGAGAATGCCAAAATCACCACTGGCACCTCACTATCGATGGTCACGTTGGCTACCACCGAAAGAATAGTGCCATTTAAATCTTGAAataaatccagaaaaaattgAAGATATCATGTGACACTACTTCGTGAGCAACCGGGGAAAGTTGCCGCCCCATCCCTCGATGTTTGGTGATCCGTACTAAATTCACCTACTTCTGGTGATGCCTGAGGAGACCAGGACATGGGCCGGGGAATGTTGACGAGCCCGGGCTCACCCATGCAAGGTTGTTTGGTGATCTGTAATTCCAAATGGCAGATAGATCAACAAGTTTATGACTGGTGATCTGTAATTCTAGTGCTAAAGGTTATGATTGATGATCTGTAATTCCAGTGATAAAGATTATGATCCGTGATCTGTTATATCCCAAATGGTCTTATCAATTCCCGGAGTGCCCTAATCGATTATCACTATTTCTGTTGATGTGGCATGTATGTGTCAATGTTTCATATTGATAAGTTAATAAATCATATGAGCATTTTGGACACAATTGACATAGATGATACTCCCCCGTTCCAAAATTATTGctctttctgattttttttatatttatacaTCTAGATATGACGTATATCTATATGCATATCAAAAATTATGTAGAGAACATATAagtgcaaaccaatctctccgtgcaaaccgtgcaaacttaATCCGGGTCACCGGGTCAACATCCAAAGAGCATGTGAGATTGAATAATTTTGTAATTAACCGCCCGCCTCTAATCATAATTTTACAAATCGATCCTCCCTCCCACTGCCCCTGTGCACGGGGCTGTCTAATTTGCGGGGGCCCGTGAGTTTTGTTGCGTCCGGTCGATTTCCGATAAGAGGGAATCCTCTCCCTGCAGGTGATCTcctgatgtttttttttctagtaaTTTTTTGTCATTTTGTGATAAATTTTTTCAGGAAAAAATCGGGAGAGGAACTTGTAAAAATTTTGATGAGAAAAAATTGAaagagaattttttttgaagaaacaacttttgcatccaaaatcaagaaaaattcaGGTAAAAATATTTCGTAAAACTTTtccatcaaaaataaaaaaaagtgggaaaaaagttttgtaaaattttttgcatccaagaaaaagaaaaaaggaaaaaaagttgTGCTGCCGCCGCCAAGCTGCCAGCCGCACTGCTCCGCTGCTCCCACCTCGCCGCGCCACTCCATCGCcgccttgccgcgccgccgccgccccagcatCGCGTGCGAAGCTTGCCACCCCCGCTCACAGAGCTCGGCCGAGTGaacctgccgccgccaccactcgcGGAGCTCGGCCCCGGGGAGCCCGCCGTCGCGCCCCTCCCCGAAGGGGCGGAGCCCGCCGTCGTGCCACTCGCCCCTCGGGGCGGAGGCTCCCAGGAGTCTGCTGCGGAGAAAGAAAAACCAGATGAGAGAAGGGAAGGGGAACGGAGCGAGAGACGAGTTGGTGGGAAAGAGATAATCACATACATGCGTGTGGGGCTCACCACGATGGTGGGTCGACCGGGACTTTCTCTAGACACGGGCAATTGTAAAAGCAGTATTGGGCCTGCGTACccttttgaatttaaaaaattccAAATATGTATTTAGAAAAGCTAAAACGGGGAGGAGGGGAGTACATTTTAACATGTTTATATTGCTTTATGTACACTTTCGCTTTGAAGTTCGTCATGCATTTCACTCTTTTTTTCGTTTTACATGCGTACAGTTTTGAATCATGTCTTGTTGGACCGCACAAAAATCGATCGACATTAAGGGCGTGTTTGGGACGGCTCCGTCCCGAGGCGCTCCGGCTCTGTGCTACAGTAAACCGCACTGTGCGGCACCGTAGCGCGGAGCTGAAACCGCAAGCTCCACACTAGAGTCAACTGCGGGATAGGAGCCGGTGGAGCTGAAAAACGTGACTTTACCAGCTTCGCATTACAGTACCACTGCAGTATGTTACAGTAGCCAGAGCCGGAAGCCGGCCCAAACAGACCCTAACCCGAACATGTGCACGCACATCCAGCTGCGGCAACAAACGGAATGGACCACCTACATACGTGGCTGACCTAGACTGACAGGCAGCAAGCTTTTGGgccacatacacacacacacgcgaGTAGGGCACTGCATGAGGTCAGCAGACGAGCAGTGAACTTAAATAGGAAAGGGAACTATGTATACTTTGTTGGAGGCATAAATATCCATTCTAACATTATTTCGGCGTGCAATGTGACtcattcaaaaaagaaaaaatgctaCGAGTCTGTCCGGGAACGGTGTGCTGGACGATCATCGGGTCGATGGATCCGGATCCACACGAACATGCCACCCTAGTCCCTAGCTATGTGTCATCATCGTCGCCAACATAACTGCGCGGCTGCCCATCTTAAAGCAGCAGCATCAACGGCACCCTTTAAATCTGCTCGATCACGTTCATCTCTCCCTTGCATTGCCTGGCCCTGCTGCGCTGCCTAGCTTAGCTAATAAGCCACCTAGCTCAACAACAGGTAGGCTAGGCCGCAATGCAAGCGATCGCCGCCATCGATCGTTTTCACTTCACTGGAAGCATGGATGTAATGGTCCGAACATGCTTCCATTGTACGGTGGCGTATAGTAGTAGCGTTATGTGGCGGCAATACAATCGCACACGGCGTGCCGGCCGCCCGGTCGCTGCTAGCAGCTGGTACCGGCCGGCAGCACTGCAGTACGTACGCTACACTACACCGAGAACGTACAGCTCGTCGACATCGACGTCGACGTCGACGCAGCAGCGGAGTGATCGCAACGCAGCGGCAGAGCAACCACAATACAATGTTTGCCATAAGGTAGTCCTTAGTAATAAAATATTCACTACAGGCTAACTCAAATATTATAGAAGTGGTCTATATAGCAGTCTATAGCAAAAGTACCCATAGTGCTATGGACTACtcataaaaaataaacaaatattACTATCTCACTCGAGATCTCATCATGACATATCCATATATATTGTGGAAACAACAATAGCTATGAACTACTTATACAAAAACTGTTTATATGGACTACTTGTTCCATATACATTGTGGATGCACGGCGGGCGCTCTGCCTCTGCGTGCGTCCGGCCATGTGAATCTGACGACGGAGTAACTGGGGTTTCCTGCTACCGCTGGGGTGTGCTGGTGGTCGCTCTCGCTCTGCCTCTCCATCGATAGGGcgatgctgctgctactgctagtcTGCTACTGCCTACTGGTAGCAGTAGTGCTTTGTACTGCCCTTTTTTCTGTTTCCATTCAAGTGCTTTAAAAGCGCTAATTGCCGGCCTTGTACTTGCATTGCATATTAGGATGTTCGATTCCACCCCCAACCCCCTTCCCCATCTTGCTATTCATTTCCTGGTTGAAAAGAGGGAGGGCGGGAGTGAGTTAGGCGGCAGTCATTTTCACCGCACTCTTCAGTCTTCAATCCGTATCCACCTCTGAAACGACCTATACCTGCGATGGAAGGGAGGGAGCTAGTGTAACGCTGCCTGATTCTGAGAGTAAATCATGTTGTCAGGGTATCCAACCAATTTTATTACCCCGGACATTCCTTTCGTAGAAACTCCTGTCATTTCGACCAACGCCATGACACGAAACCAGGCGGCGATACGACGCAGAACCATTCCTCATCCAATCCAATTCATGGCAGCGCTCTGCACGGCCATGACTCTACTGCAGGATCCTGGTGGCCGGTGGAagttaagaaagaaaaaaaagcaggCGATCGTGACCCTCCAACCGCTGTACCGGAAAGAGCCAAGGATCGATCTTTTTTCGGCAGCCCGGACCCGGAGCAAAGCTGATCGCGCGCGACGCCGTCTGTGGCTGCATCtcatcgcccccccccccccccccccccccccccccccccccgcgtctGGCAGGATGCAGGGGAAACGCTAATCTGATGAGCCATTATTCAGTTAAGTCGCACAAACAACGCAGTCGAGACTCGTCAGGCTGACAATAACCATCTACTACAACCGAAAGAGAAGAGATTCAGCTGGCATCGTTCGTTCGTGCACCTACAAGAAGTTATGCTGGGGCTGTTGGATCATCAGTCCACTTTACGTGATGATCAGACAGACCAAACAGCCTAGCATCCGAGGACACGAGTAGGGCCTTGTTCTCCCGTTTCATGCTGCCACAGTGCTCCCAGCAAATAAAGTTGCACGATGAAAAGACGGGCCACCTCAGTAGTAGAGGTGTTACCAGTACATGTAGCGGCTGATGACACAAGGGCCTGCCGGCTGCCCTAGCTCATCTGATCGTCTCACACCTGGCAAGGGCATTACTCGGCCATGTTCTCGCCCCCAGAACACATTGAATTTACTGCTTAAAAAGCCACAATGAGGTGGTCCAGATTCAATCAGGGAGCCTTCTTAAATGAAGGTTCAACAGTGAACGTACGCGCGCTTCGTGTTCGTTTCGAGTCGATTTATATTCGAAAAAAGATTGAAGTCCCATGGATGATCAAGGTTTTTTGGGGGAAAAAATCTTCATGGGTGTTCAAGCAAGCTACTGCAAACATGGCACGGAAGAAAGATACTAGAGCGATCGTGGTCACTCAACTCTCTAACATTAGCACTGCAGAGTCCAGATGCCAGTTCGTCACCATCAACACTAGCAGAATGCACCTACCAGAATGCACACCTGATCTGACGGAGTGGCAACTTGCAGCAAGTGCAAAATGATCATCACCCAACTTGCTGACCTTTGCCATGCCATATGACACGAGGGAACTGGAGTGCGGAGAGGAAAGGGGCGTGATAAGCTAGTAAGGCCATTCATTTGGGTGTTACTGTTACCCCCAAGGTCCTGTACAAAAGTGTGCGCCCAGTTCTTCAGCCTTCACATCTCCAGTGCCTGAAAAGGGTTGTGGATTGCCGATCAGATTGTGTGCGACAAGCAAATATGTAGCGCAGAGTATAATATTATACCATGACGACTAAGCTAAAGAAACAAAAAGGGAATGTAAGCGGACTATATCCAGAGACAGTAGCAGTTACGATCAAATTGTCTGCGCGACGGATTCCTTAGGAACCGCAACCAAAGACGCAGGGAAAACAGATAAGCAAAGCGTACCGGGGAGGCCCGCATCCACCTTCCTCCCATCCAGTCGCAGTGAAACCTCAGCTGTCCATGCTCGAATTCCCTCTCTTCCTTCCAAGGCCTGAAGTAGACCATGTACTTCTGATTGCTGATAACCTTGGATACCACACCAACCCACCATCCATCGTTGCAGTAGGCATCAACCTCATCAAGTAACTTGAATCCGTCGACAACAGGGATACATGGAGGGGAAGGTCTAATGTGCCGCGCTTCTACAGCTTCTTTCAAAGGTTTGGTCTCGTCATCGGCCTTCAGTGCAACATATTCCACCAGAAACTTGCTGCCAGCGGATTTAACAACAGTTGCCTCAAACCAAGCTCCGCGAAAACCTTCATCATCGCTGCTGACTTCAACCTTGACGCCATGTGTAAGTTTTGGTTTGAGTGTATTCTGGAAAGGACAATCAAAGGCATAAAAGAGCAAATCGGTTAGTTAGCCACATTATTAGCAGTTAAAAAGGAATTAAACTGTGCATCATCAGTATTATGATCCTGTAACTAATCTTGTAGTTTCAGAACATACAGGAAAGCAGATAGTACTTTCTAGATTACACCCAACCTAAGAGGAACATCCTTACCAAAACCTTGATAGACACTTAGAACAGGAATAAAGAAGAGAACAAGCAACATGTAAATTTTGCTTTCGATACATTCTAAAGAAGGCAGAAATAGTATTTTGGTTAGGTACAATAGCAATTATAAGGCATAACAAAAAGCAGCACATCATGGATAAACAGCTATTGCTATGTGCTATTCTTCCACAAGTTGCCAGAGTAATATAGCTGAGAGTTTGTAGGCTACTTAGGGAAGACACATAAAACCTCAAGGAACAACTGTCTTAATTGGTGGTAGGAATCAGCCACAGATAAACAGCATACAATGCAGTCTCCCATTcaaaccaataacactagacAATGCAGAAGATGTCAACTCTGAACCAAAATGCTTGAGTAAAGGAAGACTATTGGTGTAAAGCAAACTTCACATCCAAATAAAAAGATGCAGAGGCTTTATTCTTAGTACGCAGAAAGTGCCTGATAATCATGACGTAAGGAGTCACATGATATAGAATAGACATCCAAGGGAAAAAATTCACGGTGATCAATTGATCACATGTAAAGAAATAAAAGCAGAGAACTAAATAGACTAGATGTTCTTAATATCATATCTTTTCTATAAACATAAAAGACAAGAACCAGATAATGCTTTGGAATGAAACAAAATCACTGTAATCAACTTCCTCATGGATCATACAGTGGCATGACATCAGATTACAAGAAGGCATGAATTAGGAGTGTATGTTATAATGTTAAGAGATTACATTATACAACATATCCACAATATTAGGATACAAATTCAACCGAAGTACCCATCTATACTGAAGCTGTAACATAATTTAGATTATCTTAGCTAAGAACGTTTGGGACTGGTGGGTATTCTTCACCCCTTTTAATATGTATACTTATGTACTTACTAAAGAGTGAAAGAAAAATAACCCACAACAAATAACAATTCAGAGTCTGATTTTAAGCAAAAGTGAATTTTTAGAATACTAAGTCTGCAGACTAGTCAGTTGTACGTTACTCTTTGAGTTCCAAGAGAACCAAGACAGCCATACAAAGGAAACAGAATACAAGCAACATTTGCTTGCAAAATCAATACCTAAGCAATCCAAACAACAGATGCATGCTAAGATTCTATCATTTGTTATTCTAATTGCAGAAATCATTGTACTTCATTAGCATTGTTAAGAGAAGCTGAAACTTCCAGAGAACAACAAAGGCGAATGTAAAGTGTATTGTATCTTTGTGTCACTGAAGCAGATATTGTGGCTGTGAAATGTGCAAGAACTAAAGACTTCCATATAAGAAATACTTAACCATACAGAACTTCATGGAACATAATTGAGATCTTAAAAATGTCACATCTGAAGGAACTGTGGAACTGGCCAACTGACTACAAATCGAACAGAAGCTTCGAGGTTGTAACATCTACTTCCAATTTAATGTCCAAAGAATAGCATTTGCATCAGAAATGGTGCAAAGTCCACATGCACCATCAATCATAACTTAAAAAGATCTAACACAAATTGCAGCTAATAGTTAAAATCTCATATGCTAACAAAACATGTAAATTTCACTCATTTCAGAAGTCACAATTGTAATTAGTTAAAATAAGAACAGATCAACCCAGGAAGTGTGAACAGTAGGTGCACCGAATTCAAGTTCAACAAATATTTGAAAGAAATATAGATCCTTGAGAGATTTGTGCAGACCTGTGATTCTTGTTTCCATTGACCATCAACCCAGTCATATCGAAGCCTCAGTAATTTCTGGCTCAACTGAACTTCCACCCCTAAATGTATTGACTTAATTGTGTATTTTAATTCTGGATGAACCTCAGTAATCACCCCTAGCCACCAGCCACCACCTTGGAATGCTTCAACCTCATCATTGATGCAGAAACTAATAGCTGATGCTTGTGGTGGGCAAGGCCTAACATGCTTCACATCAACAATCTCCTCAGACAAGGCAATACCACCACTCTTCGATACAGTGTACTCCACTAAGAGGTTGTTCTTCCAGATAGTCTTTGCCacaactgcaggtaaccaagCAACAACAGAATTATCCTCAACTTTGGAAACTTCTATTTGCATTCCTTTTGTGTATGGCATTGTCCTGGGTATCTCCTGGCAGGCAACAAAAAGCAGTGGTTGAACACTCAATGAACAGAGCAGAGGGGGAAGAAAAATTATCCAGGTTACAGGAAAAAAAACTAATAACAAGAGCTGATCTAACATGACCGCACAATTGAGGAAAAAAAATACAGATGTTGAAGCCTGCATATTTATATTAGCAATCAAAGAAGGAAATTGAATTAATGAAAATGACCTAACTCTAACCAACAATGCTAAGCAGTAAAACACTACTAGGAGATCCAACAGCATCCATCTCTAGCACATCTACTATGTAACTGAAACAGAAAATCCTTCAAAGATTTCTGCTTTCAACAGAAAGCATTGTAACATCATTACAAAATTGAGGGCTCACTACTTCAATATTTTTTAGCATTCTGACTTGATGAGGCTAATAAACTAtaaagagttaaatacaccaacggccctcgaacttgtccccaggtgccacttaggtccacgaactcgcaaaatcaaAATCTGGCCCCGCGGGGGCTTGggcccacctcgccgccgcctcggcctcgcTCCCGttcgcggcgcccgcggcgcggCTCCGAGCAGATCCGGGCGGCGGGGGACGACCGGTGGCGAGCAGGGCCGGCGCGAggtcctccctcctccggcgcggCTTCCTCCGAGCAAGCTCCTCCCTCCTTCGGCGTGGCTTCCTCCGAGCAGccccccgcctcctcgccggagcaCACGCGGACCGCCatgcccgccgcgcccgcccgctcgccgcgcccgccgcactCGCTGCGCGCGCCGCGACCGCCTCGCCCGCCATGCCCGCCGCGTTCGCTACGCGCGCCGTGTCTGCCTCGCTCGCTCCTGGCGgcctccggcggcagcggcggcacttgtgggggaggagagagaggtgaAAGAGACGAGGAGGACATAGATATAGAAGATGAAAAAACTCAAGggcttttttgcatatattcatgcccaTTGAAGggttatggacctaagtgacaccacttaacaagttcagggtgccagattttgattttgcgagttcgtgtACCTAAGTGGCACCTGGGGACAAGTTCAAGGGCCgttggtgtatttaactcaacTAGAAAGAACAAACAACTACGATTGACTAAAACCCCCATGAATCAGGGTCTCAAATGCTTTTCTGGTTGAGATCAACTAGTATCACTTCATTCCAGCACCATCATCTCTAACTGAACACATTCAGCGCATCTAAGTAGCTTGCTTTGGTAACTCAACTTAACATATAATCTTGTGACTAGTAATATTCCAGCCAGCTGCCAGCAGTATCACAAGCACAACAGCTCTCGAGGTCCATATCCTGCAACATCCTGACCCCTTCTCTAACTCCTGAATTGCTCAAGCCATGCATCTCTGTCTGTTCCAACGCCCAAGGTTTTCAAACTAATCCAAGGATCGCCATTTCTAACGCTAACAATGGAACCACATAGAATGACTGAAAGGACACGGTTTTTCACGGACTAGAGCTCATCAGAAGATGGAAATTCTCAATACCATGCTATCGGGGGAGCACCACTCGCCGTCGGCCCACTCGAGGTGGGGCCGGACGTCGGAGGCGTCGAACTCCATGACCTCTCTGGTCTCCGGGAAGCACACCTTCACCTTCCCGGCCCCATCCGCGCCGCCGAGGGTGACCCCGTGCCACCAGGCGTCGTCCAGGAGCGCATCGACGGCGGCGTGCACCGCGGGCGCCTCCCCCGTGGTGGGcgcccggggcggcggcgggcgcgggcggaggtTCCGAGCCGGCACGGCCTCCCGGAGCTTGCGGTCGGAGTCCTCGGACTCGAGGAGGGCGTCGTACTCGACGGTGTAGCCCCGGGGCTTGGTGCTGGGCCCCACGACAACTGCCGCGAAGTGGGCACCGCGCAGGCCGGGCTCGTCAGGGAGCACCTCCACGAGGTCGCCGGGGCTAAACGCCGCGGCAGGCTGCAACGACGCCGCGTCGCGCCGGCGGGGTGTTCGCGGCGGGCGCATtggggcagcggcggaggacggAGGGTTGGGGGAACTGGAGTGGAGTGCACGAGACAGGGTTCCTACGGCCCGGGGAGAAGTTACCCGCCGTTGGATGTGCACGTGGACGGCCAGATCACTGCAGGATTCCACATTCAGGGATCGTCGCTGTCGAACTTtcaaaatttttgcaaaaaattgcAAATGAGACTTTTGAAAACAGAAATGAACATCATATTGGAATTAACTCGCAATACAAATCTATCGATGCATTTTGACTAATCGTTGGTTAAGCTTGACTTCTCCGAAAAATACATTCTATAAAATGGATGTTACATTACATGAAACAGTTCAATTCCCGCAGAAGTAATCTTCACAGAAAATTCCCACAGAATTTGGAAACAATTCCGTCACTTAATCATTTTTAGACAATTTTTTATCCAAACATGAGCAGATTTGATGTGGAACAGAGACGTTTCACATAGACGTCACATAGACGCAAAACCAGTAGGTTTGCGATAGTTTCACAACATTTTTCCATTCATAGCACAAGCATGTGGAGCGCCAACTGAACTCCGTAGCAAACTCTTTAGCAATCAACCAAGTACAGACCAGACCTGCTCAACTAACTCTCACACACGCAGCAACTGAGGGGGCAAAGCCAGTTCTGCATTTTGCATATGCACATCACTAACTAAACCATTGTATCATTACAGGTGCAAACTCATACTGCATCTTCAGATGCACTACTCACTGATGCGGGCTTAACGAGATCAGCTTTATTAATTGAAATTTACAAGGATATCTCCCTGTTCTCCCTCCGAAGAGGCTCTCTCAACTTAGTGATAAATTCCTTCTTAGTTCTTACAGACTCCAGGACTTCCCCGGCTTATATAACGCCGGCTACTAACAAATCCCTAACAAACCTGACCTGATAAGATTGCCTTCCAACTATCCTAACCTCTTGCTGATCTTCTGACGAAACTAACACCCAACTTGCTGATGCCTACCCCTCCTTGGCCCTACACATATAGGTACGCCCAACAAAGGCGTCCACAACACTCACCGACAGCCCAAGACGCTCGATGAAGGGTTCAACTATTGGACGAACTTGATCGGCCAGAGCTTGGGCCTCTGCAGGCGTGCATGCATACCCCTTGCTTAAGATCCCAATATCTAGATCAGGGACATGATTTTTCAGCACTCCAAGAGCATGGGAAGCGGCCATCACAGCGCCCCGGGGAAGCTCAGCTTCAACGCAGGACTTCTGCTCATCCAAATCAACGAGCTTCTCTTTCAGGTCTTCAATCTCCTTGTCCTTCAGCTTGAGTCTTTGTTCAAGGCTTGCCTGCTTGTTCATCACCTCCCGAAGGTGCTGTGCATCAGCTACAGGCCAAAACAAGGGTGTAAGAGAATGAACCAGATGCTGGAGCCTGGAAGCCTGGAACTCATGATTTTTTCccctcgaacacgcaggagagctgcgcatcaatatattaagaaaaaAGGATGGGGGGAAAGAGCCCCTAGTACAAAATATTACAGGGTTATAGGGTTAGAGGCCTGGAACTCATGATCAGAAGAATTAAAGCACCAACCTTCATGGGCTGCTCGGAGTTTGGCCACCTGTCCCTCCATTTCCTTGGCCTTAGTCGCTGAATGATCTAGTTGTGACTGGGCTTGAAGCCATTGCTCTCGGCAATCTTTCAGCTCTTTGATTATGTTATCCAAGGGAGTGGGCAGGGATTTGGCTGGGGACTTGGTGCACGTCCCTACCTCAGGAACAGTATTCTGTACTGCCTCATTATTCTGAACATCGGATGCCCGAGTATGGAGTGAGACGGTGGCATCTGGTACAGCTGCAGGCCTGAAAGCAAAAGTAGCATCATGAGCGAAATTCTTCAAAAAGAGAACTCTGCAAAACACACCAAGTCCACATAACTCACTGAATCATTGGAAGAGACAGATTCAGAATGGTTTTCCTCCTTTGAGCAGGTGCAGGAGTGGGCAGGGATTTGGCTGGGGACTTGGTGCACGTCCCTACCTCAGGAACAGTATTCTGTACTGCCTCATTATTCTGAACATCGGATGCCCGAGTATGGGGTGAGATGGTGGCGTCTGGTACAGCAGCAGGCCTGAAAGCAAAAGTAGCATCATGAGCGAAATTCTCCAAAAAGAGAACTCTGCAAAACACACCAAGTCCACATA
The nucleotide sequence above comes from Panicum virgatum strain AP13 chromosome 3K, P.virgatum_v5, whole genome shotgun sequence. Encoded proteins:
- the LOC120697362 gene encoding protein AGENET DOMAIN (AGD)-CONTAINING P1-like → MRPPRTPRRRDAASLQPAAAFSPGDLVEVLPDEPGLRGAHFAAVVVGPSTKPRGYTVEYDALLESEDSDRKLREAVPARNLRPRPPPPRAPTTGEAPAVHAAVDALLDDAWWHGVTLGGADGAGKVKVCFPETREVMEFDASDVRPHLEWADGEWCSPDSMEIPRTMPYTKGMQIEVSKVEDNSVVAWLPAVVAKTIWKNNLLVEYTVSKSGGIALSEEIVDVKHVRPCPPQASAISFCINDEVEAFQGGGWWLGVITEVHPELKYTIKSIHLGVEVQLSQKLLRLRYDWVDGQWKQESQNTLKPKLTHGVKVEVSSDDEGFRGAWFEATVVKSAGSKFLVEYVALKADDETKPLKEAVEARHIRPSPPCIPVVDGFKLLDEVDAYCNDGWWVGVVSKVISNQKYMVYFRPWKEEREFEHGQLRFHCDWMGGRWMRASPALEM